The genomic region GCAGCTTTTCCCGCAAGGCCACGGAAATTCTCCTGGCGTTGCAGATCGAACGTCAGCTGACCAAGGACGAGATCCTTGAGCTGTACGTCAACAAGATCTACCTCGGCAACCGTGCCTACGGCATCGAGGCGGCTTCCCAGGTCTACTACGGCAAGTCGATTCGTGATGCCAGCCTGGCGCAGATGGCGATGATTGCCGGCCTGCCCAAGGCGCCTTCGCGCTTCAACCCGCTGGCCAACCCGGCGCGCAGCAAAGAGCGCCGCGACTGGATCCTGGGCCGCATGTACAAGCTGGGCAAGATCGACCAGGCCGCGTACGAAAGTGCGGTGGCCGAGCCGCTGAACGCCAGCTATCACGTGCCGACCCCGGAAGTGAATGCCCCGTATATCGCCGAAATGGCCCGCGCCGAGATGGTCGGCCGCTATGGCAGCGAGGCGTACACCGAAGGTTTCCGCGTGACCACGACGATTCCGAGCAACCTGCAGGAAATCGCCAATAAATCGGTACACGAAGGCTTGATCGCCTATGACCAGCGCCACGGCTACCGCGGCCCTGAATCGCGCCTGCCGGGCAAGACCCTGAGCGCCTGGACCGTCGAACTGGGCAAACAACGCCCGATCAGCGGCCTTGAGCCAGCCATCGTCACCCAGGTGAAAAAAGATGGCGTGCAGGTACTGACCCGCACCGGCGAAGAACATGTGTCGTGGGACAGCATGAAATGGGCCCGCCCGTTCCTGAACACCAACAGCATGGGGGCGATGCCCAAGCAGCCGTCGGACGTAGCCCAGGTCGGCGACCTGATTCGTGTGCAGCGCCAGAAGGACGACAGCCTGAAATTCAGCCAGGTGCCCGTGGCACAGGGCGCCCTGGTGTCGCTTGACCCGCAGAACGGTGCAATCCGCGCCCTGGTTGGCGGGTTTGCCTTCGAGCAGAGCAACTATAACCGCGCCACCCAGGCCAAGCGCCAGCCGGGCTCGAGCTTCAAGCCGTTCATCTACAGCGCCGCCCTGGATAACGGCTACACCGCCGCCAGCCTGGTCAACGATGCGCCGATCGTGTTTGTCGACGAGTACCTGGACAAGGTCTGGCGCCCGAAGAACGACACCAACACCTTCCTCGGCCCGATCCGCGTCCGCGAGGCGCTGTACAAGTCGCGTAACCTGGTGTCGATCCGCCTGCTGCAGGCGATGGGCGTAGGCAAGACCATCGACTACATCACCCGCTTCGGCTTCAACAAGTCGGACCTGCCGCCCAACCTGTCCCTGGCACTGGGTACCGCCACGCTGACGCCGATGGAAATCGCCACCGGCTGGAGCACCTTTGCCAACGGCGGCTACAAGATCACCCCGTACCTGATCGACAAGATCGAAAGCCGTAGCGGCGAAACCCTGTTTACCGCCAACCCGCCGCGGGTACCGGGCGACGTGGTCAATGGCGTCGCCGCCACTGACGGCCAGGCAGCACCGACCAACGGCGGCATCACCATCGAGCCAACGCCAGGCGAAGCACCGGCCGCCGGCGCCCCTGCCGCACCACAAGCGCCGGCGGTAGCCGAACGCGTTGTGGATGGCCGCACCACCTACATCCTCAACAGCATCCTGGAAGACGTGATCAAGAAAGGTACGGGGCGTCGCGCCCTGGCCCTGGGCCGCGCCGACATCGCCGGCAAGACCGGTACCACCAACGAATCCAAGGATGCGTGGTTCTCGGGCTACAACGGAGACTACGTGACCACCGTATGGACCGGTTACGACCAGCCGGAAAGCCTCGGTCGCCGGGAGTTCGGTGGCACCGTCGCGCTGCCGATCTGGATGAGCTACATGGGTGCTGCATTGAAGGACAAGCCGCTGCACACCCAGCCGGAGCCGGAAGGCATACTCAGCCTGCGAATCGACCCGGTCAGCGGCCGTGCGGCAGCGCCGAGCACGCCGAATGCGTACTTCGAGCTGTTCAAGAGCGAGGACACGCCGCCATCGGTCAACGAACTGGGCAACGGCGTTGCACCGGGCAGCCCGCTGCCGGCGGATGAGGCGGCACCGATCGACTTGTTCTAACACGCAGATCCAATGTGGGAGCGGGCTTGCTCGCGAAAGCGGGGTATCAGGCTCAGATGGGCCGACTGACACACCGTCTTCGCGAGCAAGCCCGCTCCCACATTTGGATCACCGCCAGGCTCGAGCTAATTGCCAGCCACAAAAAAAGCCCCGACTCGCAAGAGCCGGGGCTTTTTGTTGGTGCGCTACAACGGCTTAGCCGTTGAACACATCATCCACGCTTTGCAGCGGGTAGTTCTTCGGATACGGCAGGGTGGCCACACCGGTCTCGATTGCGGCTTTGGCCACGGCATCGGAGATCAGGGTGATCAGGCGCTTGTCCATTGGTTTCGGGATGATGTACTCACGACCGAATTCCAGTTTCGCACCGCCGTAGGCGTCACAAACGTCCTGCGGTACCGGCAGCTTGGCCAGTTCGCGCAGGGCGTTGGCGGCAGCTACTTTCATTTCTTCGTTGATGCGCTTGGCGCGAACGTCCAGGGCACCACGGAAGATGAACGGGAAGCCCAGTACGTTGTTGACCTGGTTCGGGTAGTCCGAACGGCCGGTGGCCATGATCACGTCGTTGCGGGTGGCGTGGGCCAGTTCCGGGGAGATTTCCGGATCCGGGTTGGAGCACGCGAACACGATCGGGTTGGCGGCCATGGACTTGAGGCCTTCGGCGCTCAGCAGGTTCGGACCGGACAGGCCAACGAACACGTCTGCATCGTCAAGGGCGTCAGCCAGGGTACGCTTGGAGGACGGATGCGCGAACATCGCCTTGTACTGGTTCAGGTCGGTACGCTCGGACTGCACAACGCCCTTGCTGTCGACCATGTAGATGTTTTCCAGCTTGGCGCCCATGCTCACCAGCAACTTCATGCAGGAGATGGCCGCAGCGCCGGCGCCCAGGCAAACGATCTTGGCTTCGCCGAGGGTTTTGCCAGCGATTTCCAGGGCGTTGATCATGCCGGCCGCGGTAACGATCGCGGTGCCGTGCTGGTCATCGTGGAATACCGGGATGTCGCACTGTTCGATCAGGGCCTTTTCGATCTCGAAGCACTCAGGTGCCTTGATGTCTTCCAGGTTGATGCCACCGAAGGTGATGGAGATGCGCTTTACCGTGTCGATGAAAGCCTGCGGGCTTTCGGAATCGACTTCGATGTCGAATACGTCAATGCCGGCGAAGCGCTTGAACAGTACGCCTTTACCTTCCATGACTGGCTTGGAAGCCAATGGGCCGAGGTTACCCAGGCCGAGGATCGCGGTGCCATCAGAGATCACTGCAACCAGGTTGCCTTTGCCGGTGTACTTGTAGGCCAGTTCAGGATCGCGGGCGATTTCACGTACGGGCTCGGCAACGCCAGGGCTGTAGGCCAGCGACAGGTCGCGGGCGGTGGCAGTGGCTTTGGTGAGCTCTACACTCAGCTTTCCTGGACGAGGATGGGCATGATATTCGAGAGCGGCAGTTTTCAAATCAGACATATCGGCATTCCGCTTTTACTGTTGGTCGACGGACCGCCGAGGATACGCGTGTCGCAAAGTCCCCACAAGACTGGGCAGTCACAGGTGTCAAGGGCCCTGCCCTACGACTTTTGGCCAAGAGCCACGGGATACAAGGGCTCAACTGTTCACAATCATAAGAAAAAATGTCTACAATTTTTTCTTACGGCATCCGCTGAAGCATGCCGGGATCGGTCACTGGCAGCAGCCAGCGTGCCTGGCCATTTTCCAGGCCACCGCGCCGGGAACGGTCCAGCACCCAGCCGCGCGCCTCGATGGATTGCCCCTGTAAACCCTTCAACAGTGCACTGTCGAACGCGGCCACCCGATTGGGCGCAATGCGTAATACCAGTGAGCCCTGCAACTCAATCCAGACTCCGCCGCGATTGCGTTCGATGTTGCTCACCTGGCCGCTGACCACCGCAAAGCCCGAACGACGGATCTTCGCCGCATCTACCACCGGTGACTGGCGCCACAGCCCCAAACGGGCCTGCCGGGCACTGCGTTCGGCGGCTTGCTGGCAGGCCACCAGCTCCACATTCGGCGCGACGGCCACCTGGAAGCCGAGGCCTTCGGCGAGCAACTGCGCCTCCAAATTTTCGCCATTGGCGCCGTAAAGATGGGCCAAGGTGCGACCGTAACGATCCTTGCTTTCCCGTCCGGGCACCACGCCAACGCGCCCACCGCTCGCATCCACCAGGCTTTGCAGACGCTCGCGAGCGGCCACGGCGAAGGGCTCGTCAGTGCGGCCCTTCTTGCCGGTTTCCGGGGCATTGACGCCGATCATGCGCACGTTGCGGCCGTCCTTGAGGCGCACCGTGTCGCCATCCACCACCCGCTGCACGTCAAAAATAGCGACATTGCCGGGCGCCGGGCAGAAGACCTCGGCCTGGGCGGGCGCCAGCCAAATCGCAGACACAAAAAAGGCGCCCACAAGGGACGCCTTTTTCATCAGCGAGGACAAGCCATACAGGCCATCCAAGCGGACCAGCCTTACTCGGCTTTAGGAGCAGCTTTAGCGCCGAAAGCACCGAAGCGGGTCTTGAAGCGGTCAACACGGCCGCCAACATCCAGAGTCTTCTGCTTACCGGTGTAGAACGGGTGGCACTCGTTGCACACGTCGATTGGCAGAGCTTTGCCGAAAGTCGAACGGGTTTCGAACTTGTTACCGCAGCTGCAGGTAACGTCGATGGCAACATAGTTTGGATGGATATCGGCTTTCATGGTGTATTCCTCAGGCTAGCGTGCCGCCAATCAACACTATTGTTGAATACCGCACGTAATTAGGCCGCGGATTCTACCAGACCTTTTTAAACGCGCAAGAAGCACAACGGCCCCTTTCATCAGAAAAAGCGCGGCATACACAAGGCCCTGTGGGAGCCGGGCTTGCCCGCGATGCAGACTCTACGGTGTCTCAGGTGCACCGTGTCGTTACTATCGCGGGCAAGCCCGGCTCCCACATCCACCGCTGGTCTGCTAGGCTCCCGCCCTTCTTCGCCGCCCGTCATATGAGAACCCCCGCGTGCCCGACGCCATTTTGCGCCTCGCCCTGCCCTCGCCCCTGCGCCGCCTGTTCGATTATCGGGCACCCGCCGGCGTATTGCGGTCGCAGTTGCAGCCGGGCATGCGCGTGCGCGTGCCGTTTGGCCGGAGGGAAATGATCGGCATCCTGGTAGAAGTCGCCGATCACAGCGAAGTGCCCGCCGAGAAGCTCAAGCCTGCCGTGGCCATCCTCGACGCCACCCCGCCGCTTCCACCTGCGCTGTTCAAGTTGTGCCTGTGGACCTCGCAGTATTACCAGCACAGCCTCGGCGATACCTTGAGCTGGGCGCTGCCGGTGCTGTTGCGCCAGGGCGAATTGGCCGAGGCGCGCCAAGAGCGTTTCTGGTCGATGGTACCGGGGGCGCGCATGGACGACCCGCGCATCGCCCGCGCCCCGCGCCAGCGTGAAGCCCTGGCGACCCTGGCCCAGCATCCCCACGGCGTCGCCCATCAGCTGTTAAGCAAGTTGATGCTGAGCAAGGACAGCCTGGACTTGCTGCTCGCCAAGGGTTTGGTGCAGGTGGAGATCCGCAAGCACGCCCCCGGCGAACGCCACGAACACTGGCTGGCCCAGCCGGAGCTGCCGCTCAATCCGGAACAACGCGCCGCCTATGAAGCGATTCGCGCCGGCTTCGACAGCTTCCACGCGTTCCTGCTGGCGGGCGTCACCGGCAGCGGCAAGACCGAAGTCTATTTACAGCTGATCCGCGAAACCCTCGAGGCCGGCAAACAGGCGTTGGTGTTGATCCCCGAGATCAACCTCGGCCCGC from Pseudomonas yamanorum harbors:
- the rpmE gene encoding 50S ribosomal protein L31 yields the protein MKADIHPNYVAIDVTCSCGNKFETRSTFGKALPIDVCNECHPFYTGKQKTLDVGGRVDRFKTRFGAFGAKAAPKAE
- a CDS encoding malic enzyme-like NAD(P)-binding protein gives rise to the protein MSDLKTAALEYHAHPRPGKLSVELTKATATARDLSLAYSPGVAEPVREIARDPELAYKYTGKGNLVAVISDGTAILGLGNLGPLASKPVMEGKGVLFKRFAGIDVFDIEVDSESPQAFIDTVKRISITFGGINLEDIKAPECFEIEKALIEQCDIPVFHDDQHGTAIVTAAGMINALEIAGKTLGEAKIVCLGAGAAAISCMKLLVSMGAKLENIYMVDSKGVVQSERTDLNQYKAMFAHPSSKRTLADALDDADVFVGLSGPNLLSAEGLKSMAANPIVFACSNPDPEISPELAHATRNDVIMATGRSDYPNQVNNVLGFPFIFRGALDVRAKRINEEMKVAAANALRELAKLPVPQDVCDAYGGAKLEFGREYIIPKPMDKRLITLISDAVAKAAIETGVATLPYPKNYPLQSVDDVFNG
- a CDS encoding penicillin-binding protein 1A translates to MRLLKFFGYSIVAIVCGLMLVLSGAYLYLSPGLPSVEALRSIQLQIPLRVYSSDEKLIAEFGEMRRTPIRFADIPPNFINALLSAEDDNFANHYGVDPSSLVRAATQLVKSGHIQSGGSTITMQVAKNFFLTSERSFSRKATEILLALQIERQLTKDEILELYVNKIYLGNRAYGIEAASQVYYGKSIRDASLAQMAMIAGLPKAPSRFNPLANPARSKERRDWILGRMYKLGKIDQAAYESAVAEPLNASYHVPTPEVNAPYIAEMARAEMVGRYGSEAYTEGFRVTTTIPSNLQEIANKSVHEGLIAYDQRHGYRGPESRLPGKTLSAWTVELGKQRPISGLEPAIVTQVKKDGVQVLTRTGEEHVSWDSMKWARPFLNTNSMGAMPKQPSDVAQVGDLIRVQRQKDDSLKFSQVPVAQGALVSLDPQNGAIRALVGGFAFEQSNYNRATQAKRQPGSSFKPFIYSAALDNGYTAASLVNDAPIVFVDEYLDKVWRPKNDTNTFLGPIRVREALYKSRNLVSIRLLQAMGVGKTIDYITRFGFNKSDLPPNLSLALGTATLTPMEIATGWSTFANGGYKITPYLIDKIESRSGETLFTANPPRVPGDVVNGVAATDGQAAPTNGGITIEPTPGEAPAAGAPAAPQAPAVAERVVDGRTTYILNSILEDVIKKGTGRRALALGRADIAGKTGTTNESKDAWFSGYNGDYVTTVWTGYDQPESLGRREFGGTVALPIWMSYMGAALKDKPLHTQPEPEGILSLRIDPVSGRAAAPSTPNAYFELFKSEDTPPSVNELGNGVAPGSPLPADEAAPIDLF
- a CDS encoding thermonuclease family protein produces the protein MKKASLVGAFFVSAIWLAPAQAEVFCPAPGNVAIFDVQRVVDGDTVRLKDGRNVRMIGVNAPETGKKGRTDEPFAVAARERLQSLVDASGGRVGVVPGRESKDRYGRTLAHLYGANGENLEAQLLAEGLGFQVAVAPNVELVACQQAAERSARQARLGLWRQSPVVDAAKIRRSGFAVVSGQVSNIERNRGGVWIELQGSLVLRIAPNRVAAFDSALLKGLQGQSIEARGWVLDRSRRGGLENGQARWLLPVTDPGMLQRMP